One region of Anaeromyxobacter paludicola genomic DNA includes:
- the recN gene encoding DNA repair protein RecN yields the protein MLTTLRISGLAVVDAAEVRFGPGLNVLTGETGAGKSILVNALHLVLGGRMGADVLRDGADEAVVEALFELPPDHPVLARLAAAGIPAPEPAEGGGAELLVRRVASRGGRGRAFVNGALCTVGMLESALRGALDICGQHEHVALLRAESHTGLLDAFAGAQGALARYRERFDALAAAVREREALARGESERAARADYLAFQLREIDALAPEAGEDQRLEQERVVLAQAARLRDAAARAEACAYGEEGSAAERLGLALRALEPAAHVDPRLEPVVALLRSAAAEVDEAGRALARYGAALGGDPERLSELDERLGALRALARKHGGSLARALERAGEMRAELAAAAGGAGRLEELAAAEPALAARAAAGAAELTRARASAARAFCAEVQAELGALAMGRCRIEVAFRPPEGGVEVAGRRLAPGGAEEAELLIAPNPGEAPRPLARIASGGELSRVLLAVKRALSRTDPMRTYVFDEVDSGIGGAVAEAVGRRLLEVSRGRQVICVTHLPQVAAFADRHHRVEKRVSGGRTFTAVRLLEGDAARREEVARMLAGATLGPSALEHAAALLEAARAGAAEGAGGGAAAEPAPRQGRRAAPVRTAARVAAKKRSAGAGGSR from the coding sequence ATGCTCACGACGCTCCGAATCTCCGGCCTCGCCGTGGTGGACGCCGCCGAGGTGCGCTTCGGCCCGGGACTGAACGTGCTCACCGGCGAGACCGGCGCCGGCAAGTCGATCCTCGTGAACGCCCTCCACCTCGTGCTCGGGGGGCGCATGGGCGCCGACGTGCTGCGCGACGGCGCCGACGAGGCGGTGGTCGAGGCCCTCTTCGAGCTCCCGCCCGACCACCCCGTCCTCGCGCGCCTGGCCGCGGCGGGGATCCCGGCGCCCGAGCCGGCGGAGGGGGGCGGCGCGGAGCTCCTCGTGCGGCGCGTGGCCAGCCGCGGCGGCCGGGGGCGGGCCTTCGTGAACGGCGCGCTCTGCACCGTCGGCATGCTCGAGTCGGCGCTCCGCGGGGCGCTCGACATCTGCGGCCAGCACGAGCACGTGGCGCTGCTCCGCGCCGAGTCGCACACCGGCCTGCTCGACGCCTTCGCCGGGGCGCAGGGGGCGCTCGCGCGCTACCGCGAGCGGTTCGACGCGCTCGCCGCGGCGGTCCGGGAGCGCGAGGCGCTGGCGCGCGGGGAGAGCGAGCGGGCCGCCCGCGCCGACTACCTCGCCTTCCAGCTCCGCGAGATCGACGCGCTCGCGCCCGAGGCCGGCGAGGACCAGCGGCTCGAGCAGGAGCGGGTGGTCCTCGCCCAGGCCGCCCGGCTGCGCGACGCGGCCGCTCGCGCCGAGGCCTGCGCCTACGGCGAGGAGGGGAGCGCGGCCGAGCGGCTGGGGCTCGCGCTCCGGGCGCTCGAGCCGGCGGCCCACGTCGATCCGCGGCTCGAGCCGGTCGTCGCGCTCCTGCGCTCCGCCGCCGCCGAGGTGGACGAGGCGGGGCGGGCGCTGGCGCGCTACGGCGCCGCCCTCGGCGGAGACCCCGAGCGGCTCTCGGAGCTCGACGAGCGGCTCGGTGCGCTGCGCGCCCTCGCCCGCAAGCACGGCGGGAGCCTCGCGCGCGCGCTCGAGCGGGCCGGGGAGATGCGGGCGGAGCTGGCCGCCGCCGCGGGCGGGGCCGGGCGGCTCGAGGAGCTCGCCGCCGCCGAGCCGGCGCTCGCGGCCCGGGCCGCGGCCGGCGCCGCCGAGCTCACGCGCGCCCGGGCCTCGGCGGCGCGCGCCTTCTGCGCGGAGGTGCAGGCGGAGCTCGGCGCCCTGGCCATGGGGCGCTGCCGGATCGAGGTGGCCTTCCGGCCGCCGGAGGGGGGCGTGGAGGTGGCCGGCCGGCGGCTCGCGCCGGGCGGCGCCGAGGAGGCGGAGCTGCTCATCGCCCCGAACCCCGGGGAGGCGCCGCGCCCGCTCGCCCGCATCGCCTCGGGCGGCGAGCTCTCCCGCGTGCTGCTCGCGGTGAAGCGCGCCCTCTCGCGCACCGACCCGATGCGCACCTACGTCTTCGACGAGGTGGACTCCGGGATCGGCGGCGCCGTCGCCGAGGCGGTGGGGCGCCGGCTGCTCGAGGTCTCCCGGGGCCGGCAGGTGATCTGCGTCACCCACCTGCCGCAGGTGGCGGCCTTCGCCGACCGGCACCACCGGGTGGAGAAGCGGGTGTCCGGCGGCCGGACGTTCACGGCGGTCCGGCTCCTCGAGGGCGACGCGGCGCGGCGCGAGGAGGTGGCGAGGATGCTCGCCGGCGCCACCCTCGGGCCGTCCGCGCTCGAGCACGCGGCGGCGCTGCTCGAGGCGGCGCGGGCGGGGGCAGCGGAGGGGGCGGGCGGCGGGGCCGCGGCCGAGCCTGCGCCGCGACAAGGCCGGCGCGCCGCTCCGGTGCGGACGGCGGCGCGGGTCGCGGCGAAGAAGAGGAGCGCCGGCGCGGGCGGATCGCGTTGA
- a CDS encoding hybrid sensor histidine kinase/response regulator, with protein MRWRQGEHEGGLLSESPAALREALVATQEALSQAEAGLRDARRQRAEWMALLGHELRNPLAPLRNCVQLLLRAHHDPEKLGRATAIMERQLGHLTQLVDDLLDASRITRGKIALRRERLDLCGVVRGAAEDHRALVHEAGLSLRLELPDGPVLADADGARLAQVVGSLVENAVKFTDAGGYVQLSLTASGGQAVLSVSDSGIGMEPGTEERMFEPFAQADVSLARSRGGLGLGLALVKGLVELHGGTVKARSDGPGLGTAVRVTLPCRARAERLPRQAGPAVAAVPRQRRVLLVDDNVDGVETLAELLRLEGHEVEVAYDGQAGLEAAHRFHPDVTFCDIGMPGDLDGYAVAARLRHDAALKQLYLVALTGYASPEDRDRARDAGFDLHLAKPPELSQLREVIARAPEA; from the coding sequence ATGCGATGGCGGCAGGGCGAGCACGAGGGGGGCCTCCTCTCGGAGTCCCCCGCCGCCCTCCGGGAGGCGCTGGTCGCGACCCAGGAGGCGCTGTCCCAGGCGGAGGCCGGGCTGCGCGACGCCCGGCGGCAGCGGGCCGAGTGGATGGCGCTGCTCGGCCACGAGCTGCGCAACCCGCTCGCGCCGCTCCGCAACTGCGTGCAGCTGCTCCTGCGGGCCCACCACGATCCCGAGAAGCTCGGGCGCGCCACCGCCATCATGGAGCGGCAGCTCGGGCACCTCACGCAGCTCGTGGACGACCTCCTCGACGCCTCGCGGATCACGCGCGGCAAGATCGCGCTCCGGCGGGAGCGGCTCGACCTCTGCGGCGTGGTGCGCGGGGCCGCCGAGGACCACCGGGCGCTGGTGCACGAGGCGGGGCTCTCGCTGCGGCTCGAGCTGCCCGACGGCCCCGTGCTCGCCGACGCCGACGGCGCGCGGCTGGCGCAGGTGGTGGGGAGCCTCGTCGAGAACGCGGTCAAGTTCACCGACGCGGGCGGCTACGTGCAGCTCTCGCTCACCGCCTCCGGGGGGCAGGCGGTGCTCTCGGTCTCCGACAGCGGCATCGGCATGGAGCCCGGCACCGAGGAGCGGATGTTCGAGCCCTTCGCGCAGGCCGACGTGAGCCTCGCCCGGAGCCGCGGCGGGCTCGGCCTCGGGCTCGCGCTCGTGAAGGGGCTCGTCGAGCTGCACGGCGGCACCGTGAAGGCCCGCTCCGACGGGCCGGGGCTCGGGACCGCCGTGCGCGTCACCCTCCCCTGCCGGGCGCGCGCCGAGCGGCTCCCGCGCCAGGCCGGCCCGGCGGTCGCGGCCGTGCCGCGGCAGCGGCGCGTGCTGCTCGTGGACGACAACGTGGACGGCGTCGAGACGCTGGCCGAGCTCCTCCGGCTCGAGGGGCACGAGGTGGAGGTGGCCTACGACGGGCAGGCCGGGCTCGAGGCGGCGCACCGGTTCCACCCCGACGTCACCTTCTGCGACATCGGCATGCCGGGCGACCTCGACGGCTACGCGGTGGCGGCGCGGCTGCGGCACGACGCGGCGCTGAAGCAGCTCTACCTCGTGGCCCTCACCGGCTACGCCAGCCCCGAGGACCGCGACCGCGCCCGGGACGCCGGCTTCGACCTGCACCTCGCGAAGCCGCCCGAGCTGTCGCAGCTGCGCGAGGTGATCGCGCGGGCGCCGGAGGCCTGA
- a CDS encoding NAD(+)/NADH kinase, with the protein MDGFPCPIPQRIGIVHKVSSAEAAETAVYVAQFLRAKGVEVITDEAETARSADLVVVLGGDGTLIHAASLVNGRQVPILGINMGSLGFMTEVPQSEMYPMLDAVLAGQAQVSERMKLRVHLHRGGAGNARELDTEVMNDVVIAKGALARMVEFDTSYGAHYVTTYKADGIIVATPTGSTAYALAANGPLVYPSMQGVVIAPICPHTLTQRPLVVPDDESINIVLVSDSGEVYLTLDGQRGVPLERGDRVQVKSSSHRVRLVRNPNIDYFGILRAKLRWGER; encoded by the coding sequence ATGGACGGCTTCCCCTGCCCGATCCCGCAGCGGATCGGCATCGTTCACAAGGTGAGTTCGGCCGAGGCCGCCGAGACCGCGGTCTACGTGGCCCAGTTCCTGCGCGCCAAGGGCGTGGAGGTGATCACCGACGAGGCCGAGACCGCCCGCTCCGCGGACCTGGTGGTGGTGCTCGGCGGGGACGGCACCCTCATCCACGCCGCCTCGCTGGTGAACGGGCGGCAGGTCCCGATCCTCGGGATCAACATGGGGAGCCTCGGGTTCATGACCGAGGTCCCGCAGAGCGAGATGTACCCCATGCTCGACGCGGTCCTCGCCGGGCAGGCGCAGGTCTCCGAGCGGATGAAGCTGCGCGTCCACCTGCACCGCGGCGGCGCGGGCAACGCCCGCGAGCTCGACACCGAGGTGATGAACGACGTGGTCATCGCCAAGGGGGCGCTCGCCCGGATGGTGGAGTTCGACACCTCCTACGGCGCCCACTACGTCACCACCTACAAGGCCGACGGGATCATCGTCGCCACCCCGACCGGCTCCACCGCCTACGCGCTCGCCGCGAACGGCCCGCTCGTCTACCCGTCGATGCAGGGGGTGGTGATCGCGCCGATCTGCCCGCACACCCTGACGCAGCGGCCGCTGGTGGTGCCCGACGACGAGAGCATCAACATCGTGCTCGTGAGCGACTCGGGCGAGGTCTACCTCACGCTCGACGGCCAGCGGGGCGTGCCGCTCGAGCGCGGCGATCGGGTGCAGGTGAAGTCGTCGAGCCACCGGGTGCGGCTCGTGCGGAACCCGAACATCGACTACTTCGGCATCCTCCGCGCCAAGCTGCGCTGGGGGGAGCGCTAG
- a CDS encoding replication-associated recombination protein A, with product MDLFDHAAEKDPADKPLAERLRPRRLEDYVGQEHVLGPGSALRRAIEADQIPSLLLWGPPGTGKTTLARIIAERTGSTFVPFSAVLGGVKEIREIVQQAKDRRRMHRQRTILFVDEIHRFTRAQQDAFLPHVEAGVLTLVGATTENPSFEINAALLSRCRVVTLRALTEEEVGSLVDRAVAAKEGLAGAVAVAPEARELLGRFAYGDARRALNALEVAAAAVRLAGRTVVAPADVEEAMQHKALLYDKAGEEHYNVVSAFIKSMRGSDPDAAVYYMVRMLEAGEDPRFVLRRMVIFASEDVGNADPQALQVAVSALQAVELVGLPEGVLPMTQAAIYLALAPKSNTAIAAYGAARRLVKERGPVPVPLKLRNAPTKLMESLGYGGGYRYPHNFEGHYVAEEYLPDALRGQPIVKLSDSGLEKALGERWESTRRGGKG from the coding sequence ATGGACCTGTTCGACCACGCCGCCGAGAAGGACCCGGCCGACAAGCCCCTCGCGGAGCGCCTGCGGCCGCGGCGGCTCGAGGACTACGTCGGGCAGGAGCACGTGCTCGGCCCGGGCTCGGCGCTGCGCCGCGCCATCGAGGCCGACCAGATCCCGTCGCTCCTGCTCTGGGGGCCGCCCGGCACCGGCAAGACCACCCTCGCCCGGATCATCGCCGAGCGGACCGGCTCCACCTTCGTCCCCTTCAGCGCGGTCCTGGGTGGGGTGAAGGAGATCCGCGAGATCGTCCAGCAGGCGAAGGACCGGCGCCGCATGCACCGGCAGCGCACCATCCTCTTCGTGGACGAGATCCACCGGTTCACGCGCGCGCAGCAGGACGCGTTCCTGCCGCACGTGGAGGCGGGCGTCCTCACGCTCGTCGGCGCCACCACCGAGAACCCGTCGTTCGAGATCAACGCCGCGCTCCTGTCGCGCTGCCGGGTGGTGACCCTGCGCGCGCTCACCGAGGAGGAGGTGGGGTCGCTCGTGGACCGGGCCGTCGCCGCGAAGGAGGGGCTCGCCGGCGCGGTGGCGGTGGCCCCCGAGGCGCGCGAGCTGCTCGGGCGGTTCGCCTACGGCGACGCGCGCCGCGCCCTCAACGCGCTCGAGGTGGCGGCCGCGGCGGTGCGGCTCGCCGGCCGGACCGTGGTCGCCCCCGCCGACGTCGAGGAGGCGATGCAGCACAAGGCGCTCCTCTACGACAAGGCGGGCGAGGAGCACTACAACGTGGTCTCCGCGTTCATCAAGTCGATGCGCGGCTCCGACCCGGACGCCGCGGTCTACTACATGGTCCGGATGCTCGAGGCGGGCGAGGACCCGCGCTTCGTCCTCCGGCGCATGGTCATCTTCGCGAGCGAGGACGTGGGCAACGCCGACCCCCAGGCGCTCCAGGTGGCGGTGAGCGCGCTGCAGGCGGTGGAGCTGGTGGGGCTCCCGGAGGGCGTCCTCCCCATGACGCAGGCGGCCATCTACCTCGCGCTCGCCCCCAAGTCGAACACCGCCATCGCCGCCTACGGCGCGGCGCGCCGGCTGGTGAAGGAGCGCGGCCCGGTGCCGGTCCCGCTCAAGCTGCGCAACGCCCCCACCAAGCTCATGGAGTCCCTCGGTTACGGGGGTGGATATCGCTACCCCCACAACTTCGAGGGGCATTACGTGGCCGAGGAGTACCTGCCCGACGCCCTCCGGGGTCAGCCCATCGTGAAATTGAGCGATAGCGGCCTGGAGAAGGCGCTCGGCGAAAGATGGGAGTCCACACGCCGGGGGGGAAAGGGCTAA
- a CDS encoding SET domain-containing protein, with product MLRVKTRLGPSSIHGTGLFAAEDVPEGTVVWRLDPAVDLRLTRAQLESLEGPGAEQIRKYSYKDLVLGEYILCGDDARFFNHSDAPNCLDYPDEDGGSTVAARDIREGEELTSDYAAFDAEHVPYRR from the coding sequence ATGCTCCGAGTGAAGACGCGCCTCGGCCCGAGCAGCATCCACGGCACGGGGCTGTTCGCGGCAGAGGACGTCCCGGAGGGGACGGTGGTCTGGCGGCTCGATCCCGCGGTGGACCTCCGGCTCACCCGCGCGCAGCTCGAGTCGCTCGAGGGGCCCGGCGCCGAGCAGATCCGCAAGTACAGCTACAAGGACCTCGTGCTCGGCGAGTACATCCTCTGCGGCGACGACGCGCGCTTCTTCAACCACTCGGACGCGCCCAACTGCCTCGACTATCCCGACGAGGACGGCGGCTCGACGGTGGCGGCGCGAGACATCCGCGAGGGCGAGGAGCTCACGAGCGACTACGCCGCCTTCGACGCGGAGCACGTGCCGTACCGCCGGTGA
- a CDS encoding cytochrome c3 family protein, which produces MRRARAAAGAGFAAAWLLVGWAAPAASPRGAGTCTLSWSSRAAGSRTCLSCHDGSLAHAALPARAAAGEPLSNHPVAIDYEAARERDPRLRPAAQLPPEIRLVEGRLECTTCHDPRSTLPASTALPMRGSQLCFACHDL; this is translated from the coding sequence ATGCGGAGGGCGCGGGCGGCGGCGGGGGCGGGCTTTGCGGCGGCGTGGCTGCTCGTGGGCTGGGCCGCGCCGGCGGCCTCGCCGCGCGGCGCCGGGACCTGCACGCTCTCGTGGTCGTCGCGCGCCGCCGGCTCGCGGACCTGCCTCTCCTGCCACGACGGCTCGCTCGCCCACGCCGCCCTGCCGGCGCGGGCCGCGGCGGGCGAGCCGCTCTCGAACCACCCGGTCGCGATCGACTACGAGGCGGCCCGGGAGCGCGACCCGCGGCTCCGGCCCGCGGCGCAGCTCCCGCCGGAGATCCGGCTCGTCGAGGGGCGGCTCGAGTGCACCACCTGCCACGATCCGCGCTCGACGCTGCCCGCGAGCACGGCGCTCCCGATGCGGGGCAGCCAGCTCTGCTTCGCCTGCCACGACCTGTGA
- a CDS encoding sigma-54-dependent transcriptional regulator, whose amino-acid sequence MESPEKKPTRVLVVDDEPALLRALEALLRRKEYDVIAVDSPIVATQKLAQEDFDVALLDVKMPDLSGLELLTAVKHRRPEVEVIMMTGHATVETALAAVKAGAYDYLTKPFEDVELVARAVAKAAERKQLFDRNKQLETQLKEKEGTSGDGLVGTSGPMREVVRMIDAVAYSAATVLVNGESGTGKELVARSLHAKSPRRGHPFVALNCGALTETLLESELFGHVKGAFTGAQRDQRGLFDTADGGTIFLDEIGDIPPATQVRLLRVLQEGEIKRVGSAESIHVDVRVIAATHRDLPKLVKAGKFREDLFYRLNVIAIPLPPLRDRIEDVPLLAHHFLRRYAERLGKKVRTVAPEAVELLCSYRWPGNVRELENAIERALVLCRGESITPADLPPAVSGRTAPLIRELPASGEDQAWLTQSYAAAKEHALRRFEKSYVEALMRACDNNISAAARKAGMDRSNFKRVLRKYRGDLETEGGDEGAEGPQSASA is encoded by the coding sequence ATGGAAAGCCCCGAGAAGAAGCCCACGAGAGTCCTGGTCGTCGACGACGAGCCCGCGCTGCTCCGCGCCCTCGAGGCGCTCCTGCGCCGGAAGGAGTACGACGTCATCGCCGTGGACTCCCCCATCGTCGCCACGCAGAAGCTGGCGCAGGAGGACTTCGACGTCGCCCTCCTCGACGTGAAGATGCCGGACCTCTCCGGGCTCGAGCTCCTCACCGCGGTGAAGCACCGCCGGCCGGAGGTGGAGGTCATCATGATGACCGGCCACGCCACGGTGGAGACCGCGCTCGCGGCGGTGAAGGCCGGCGCCTACGACTACCTCACGAAGCCGTTCGAGGACGTGGAGCTCGTCGCCCGGGCGGTCGCGAAGGCCGCCGAGCGCAAGCAGCTCTTCGACCGCAACAAGCAGCTCGAGACGCAGCTCAAGGAGAAGGAGGGCACCTCCGGCGACGGGCTCGTCGGCACCTCCGGCCCCATGCGCGAGGTGGTGCGCATGATCGACGCGGTGGCCTACAGCGCCGCCACCGTGCTCGTGAACGGCGAGAGCGGCACCGGCAAGGAGCTCGTGGCCCGCTCGCTCCACGCCAAGAGCCCGCGCCGCGGCCACCCCTTCGTGGCCCTCAACTGCGGCGCGCTCACCGAGACCCTCCTCGAGAGCGAGCTCTTCGGCCACGTGAAGGGGGCCTTCACCGGCGCGCAGCGCGATCAGCGCGGCCTGTTCGACACCGCCGACGGCGGCACCATCTTCCTCGACGAGATCGGCGACATCCCGCCGGCCACCCAGGTCCGCCTGCTCCGCGTGCTGCAGGAGGGCGAGATCAAGCGGGTGGGCTCGGCCGAGTCGATCCACGTGGACGTGCGGGTCATCGCCGCCACCCACCGCGATCTCCCCAAGCTGGTGAAGGCGGGCAAGTTCCGCGAGGACCTCTTCTACCGGCTCAACGTCATCGCCATCCCGCTGCCGCCGCTGCGCGATCGCATCGAGGACGTGCCGCTGCTCGCGCACCACTTCCTGCGCCGCTACGCCGAGCGGCTCGGGAAGAAGGTCCGCACCGTCGCGCCGGAGGCCGTCGAGCTGCTCTGCAGCTACCGCTGGCCCGGCAACGTCCGCGAGCTCGAGAACGCCATCGAGCGCGCCCTCGTGCTCTGCCGCGGCGAGTCGATCACCCCGGCCGACCTGCCGCCGGCGGTCTCCGGCCGGACCGCGCCGCTCATCCGCGAGCTGCCGGCCTCGGGCGAGGACCAGGCCTGGCTCACCCAGAGCTACGCCGCCGCCAAGGAGCACGCGCTCCGCCGGTTCGAGAAGAGCTACGTCGAGGCGCTGATGCGCGCCTGCGACAACAACATCTCGGCGGCGGCCCGCAAGGCCGGGATGGACCGGTCCAACTTCAAGCGCGTGCTGCGCAAGTACCGCGGCGACCTCGAGACCGAGGGCGGCGACGAGGGGGCCGAGGGGCCTCAGAGCGCGAGCGCGTAG
- a CDS encoding ATP-binding protein encodes MPDPELNRPRPSLADAGILIVDDDEHVRRALRRVLKRATTRLLEAADAAAGIAVLEREPVQVVVSDFRMPGMSGVEFLRVVKERWPLVQRVLLTGQADTTAIEEAVNRSEIFRFIWKPWDDNHLLLTVQSAVDQHRLVEENGRLQALLERRNAELERMNRELDEKLAARSAALVRAADEWRTCFDAIGDPLAILRDGCEVVRANQAFARHAGVSVSALPGLRCVAHAFGDLPCPGASHPSGEAGESEARLGERNWLLRSFPFDDATRVVVFKDVTHEREVTRRLIQAEKMGAVGQLAGGVAHEINNPLGGILAFAQLMSREERPASDLESLNLIADAAMRAKRIVESLLRFSRRPREDERGDVDLAKVLEDSLFLLQSKMKGGKVEVVRQLQPAVCVGNANLLSQVAVNLVVNALQAMGDRGRLTVRCGPGEPGRVELAVADTGPGVPPELANRIFEPFFTTKPEGQGTGLGLSICYQIAEELGGSIHLDPPTEGGACFVVELPAASAAA; translated from the coding sequence ATGCCGGACCCCGAGCTCAACCGCCCGCGCCCCTCCCTCGCCGACGCCGGCATCCTGATCGTCGACGACGACGAGCACGTGCGGCGCGCGCTCCGGCGCGTGCTCAAGCGGGCCACGACGCGCCTCCTGGAGGCCGCCGACGCCGCCGCCGGCATCGCCGTGCTCGAGCGCGAGCCGGTCCAGGTGGTGGTCTCCGACTTCCGCATGCCGGGCATGTCCGGCGTCGAGTTCCTGCGGGTGGTGAAGGAGCGCTGGCCGCTCGTGCAGCGCGTGCTCCTCACCGGCCAGGCCGACACCACCGCGATCGAGGAGGCGGTCAACCGCTCCGAGATCTTCCGCTTCATCTGGAAGCCCTGGGACGACAACCACCTCCTCCTCACCGTCCAGAGCGCGGTGGACCAGCACCGGCTCGTGGAGGAGAACGGGCGGCTCCAGGCGCTGCTCGAGCGGCGCAACGCCGAGCTCGAGCGGATGAACCGCGAGCTCGACGAGAAGCTCGCCGCCCGCTCGGCCGCGCTGGTGCGGGCCGCCGACGAGTGGCGCACCTGCTTCGACGCCATCGGCGACCCGCTCGCCATCCTGCGGGACGGCTGCGAGGTGGTCCGGGCCAACCAGGCCTTCGCGCGCCACGCCGGCGTCTCGGTGTCGGCGCTGCCGGGGCTCCGCTGCGTCGCCCACGCCTTCGGCGACCTGCCGTGCCCGGGCGCGAGCCACCCCTCGGGCGAGGCGGGCGAGAGCGAGGCCCGGCTCGGCGAGCGCAACTGGCTGCTGCGCTCCTTCCCCTTCGACGACGCCACGCGGGTGGTGGTCTTCAAGGACGTGACCCACGAGCGCGAGGTGACGCGCCGGCTCATCCAGGCCGAGAAGATGGGCGCGGTGGGCCAGCTCGCGGGCGGCGTGGCGCACGAGATCAACAACCCGCTCGGCGGCATCCTCGCCTTCGCGCAGCTCATGAGCCGCGAGGAGCGCCCGGCGAGCGACCTCGAGAGCCTGAACCTCATCGCCGACGCCGCCATGCGCGCCAAGCGCATCGTGGAGTCGCTGCTCCGCTTCTCCCGGCGCCCGCGCGAGGACGAGCGGGGCGACGTGGACCTCGCGAAGGTGCTCGAGGACTCCCTCTTCCTGCTCCAGTCGAAGATGAAGGGCGGCAAGGTCGAGGTGGTCCGGCAGCTCCAGCCCGCCGTCTGCGTGGGGAACGCCAACCTGCTCTCGCAGGTGGCGGTGAACCTCGTCGTGAACGCGCTGCAGGCCATGGGCGACCGGGGCCGGCTCACCGTGCGCTGCGGGCCGGGCGAGCCCGGCCGGGTCGAGCTGGCCGTCGCCGACACCGGCCCGGGCGTGCCGCCCGAGCTCGCGAACCGGATCTTCGAGCCGTTCTTCACCACCAAGCCCGAGGGCCAGGGGACCGGCCTCGGGCTCTCCATCTGCTACCAGATCGCCGAAGAGCTCGGCGGGTCGATCCACCTCGACCCGCCGACGGAGGGCGGCGCCTGCTTCGTCGTCGAGCTGCCGGCGGCGAGCGCGGCCGCCTGA
- a CDS encoding diguanylate cyclase, which translates to MARPRILVVEDSKTQQDWLVQVLAREDYQIDTASDGREAIRKARTTTPDLVLLDMVLPDMEGLEVLRMIKARPDEHFVPVILLSVKSDLDSRVTGLRIGADDFLAKPFADSELLARTNAMLRIKALQDTVRAQKAELERLSVTDGLTGLFNRRFFQERLDEEFRRAQRYSDPVSLIMIDIDHFKRVNDQYGHQTGDVVLRGTADLLRETIRDPDISARFGGEEFAVILPKTHLSGALTVAERIWRGMGQKVYSVSGTIHGQPGEGAGELRVTASLGISFYPSKDVTSSELLVRYADEALYKAKHEGRNTICLYQAQAYRYEVDKKVP; encoded by the coding sequence GTGGCGCGCCCCCGGATACTGGTGGTCGAGGACTCGAAGACCCAGCAAGACTGGCTGGTCCAGGTCCTCGCGCGCGAGGACTACCAGATCGACACCGCGAGCGACGGCCGCGAGGCGATCCGCAAGGCCCGCACCACCACGCCCGACCTCGTGCTGCTCGACATGGTCCTCCCCGACATGGAGGGGCTCGAGGTGCTGCGCATGATCAAGGCGCGGCCCGACGAGCACTTCGTGCCGGTGATCCTGCTCTCGGTGAAGAGCGACCTCGACTCGCGCGTCACCGGGCTCCGCATCGGCGCCGACGACTTCCTCGCGAAGCCCTTCGCCGACTCCGAGCTGCTCGCCCGCACCAACGCCATGCTGCGCATCAAGGCGCTGCAGGACACGGTGCGCGCGCAGAAGGCGGAGCTCGAGCGGCTCAGCGTCACCGACGGTCTCACCGGGCTCTTCAACCGGCGCTTCTTCCAGGAGCGGCTCGACGAGGAGTTCCGGCGCGCCCAGCGCTACTCGGACCCGGTGTCGCTCATCATGATCGACATCGACCACTTCAAGCGGGTCAACGACCAGTACGGTCACCAGACCGGCGACGTGGTGCTGCGGGGCACCGCCGACCTCCTGCGCGAGACCATCCGCGACCCGGACATCAGCGCCCGGTTCGGCGGCGAGGAGTTCGCGGTCATCCTGCCGAAGACCCACCTCTCCGGCGCGCTCACGGTGGCCGAGCGCATCTGGCGCGGGATGGGGCAGAAGGTCTACTCGGTGTCCGGCACCATCCACGGGCAGCCGGGAGAGGGGGCCGGCGAGCTGCGCGTCACCGCCTCGCTCGGCATCTCCTTCTACCCGTCGAAGGACGTCACCAGCTCGGAGCTCCTCGTGCGCTACGCCGACGAGGCGCTCTACAAGGCCAAGCACGAGGGGCGGAACACCATCTGCCTCTACCAGGCGCAGGCCTACCGCTACGAGGTCGACAAGAAGGTCCCGTAG
- a CDS encoding cob(I)yrinic acid a,c-diamide adenosyltransferase, translated as MKIYTKTGDAGDTGLFGGPRVKKDDPRVEAYGAVDELNAALGVARAAAAGAWPELDALLEGAQHRLFSLGAELATPRESRAHGALPPVSPSWAAELEASIDALELELPPLRQFVLPGGAPLAAALHLARCVCRRAERRAVTVAGEVEVAPAVLAYLNRLSDWLFVAARAANHRAGTPDVPWKPPAGEG; from the coding sequence ATGAAGATCTACACGAAGACGGGCGACGCCGGCGACACTGGACTCTTCGGCGGGCCGCGGGTCAAGAAGGACGATCCGCGGGTCGAGGCGTACGGCGCGGTGGACGAGCTCAACGCCGCGCTGGGGGTCGCCCGCGCCGCCGCGGCGGGCGCCTGGCCGGAGCTCGACGCCCTCCTCGAGGGGGCGCAGCACCGGCTCTTCAGCCTCGGGGCGGAGCTCGCCACCCCGCGCGAGAGCCGGGCGCACGGCGCCCTCCCGCCGGTGTCCCCGTCCTGGGCCGCCGAGCTGGAGGCCTCGATCGACGCGCTCGAGCTGGAGCTGCCCCCGCTCCGGCAGTTCGTCCTCCCCGGCGGGGCGCCGCTCGCGGCCGCCCTCCACCTGGCGCGCTGCGTCTGCCGCCGGGCGGAGCGCCGGGCGGTGACCGTGGCGGGCGAGGTGGAGGTGGCCCCCGCCGTCCTCGCCTACCTGAACCGGCTCTCCGATTGGCTCTTCGTCGCCGCCCGGGCCGCCAACCACCGCGCCGGGACGCCGGACGTGCCCTGGAAGCCGCCCGCCGGGGAGGGTTGA